A part of Aspergillus flavus chromosome 5, complete sequence genomic DNA contains:
- a CDS encoding ankyrin repeat-containing domain protein, whose protein sequence is MERSYLTQECPVEILERILYHVRMTDLWELIDVTPIEESAIRFHSKARLRQLLLWNDFYVFEGDQEWREWRNEDDNYFRQLEEQGNLRRPVVYRHDDPVTHCIALDRDDRLQFMLECGFSPDCWTKTGWSPLGVAVHYRANRCFDLLCAAQAEEDVLRQDTGILPSAPNWLMTFVGERAYAYGFERLLDHFDQYNRTQHNRIELPPISPQAIFEVVRTFPVPLVERAARAGLRLALAAHRTTQEGAWHIAPFRPDAMDLINVLCRECATSLNSYDANGRTPLFPAVESGKPDVVKLYIDRGVDVGHIAGVAETALHLACRQRSVNLEILQQLLALIDVNSGAGSAQGTPLHTLLMSTWGHTYGRIPWATIANPGGGIHGWKRKRVRPLSAEEEIIMEVACEACSMILGFYPEKEAVNANEQTALKLARALRLKRLSSRILGAPEKPEQRWDRRLRPRIRR, encoded by the coding sequence ATGGAGCGGAGCTATCTTACTCAAGAATGCCCAGTGGAGATACTGGAGAGGATCCTTTACCACGTGCGTATGACGGACCTATGGGAATTGATTGATGTGACTCCAATCGAGGAATCTGCCATTCGTTTTCACAGCAAGGCCCGACTAAGACAGCTATTACTCTGGAACGATTTCTATGTCTTCGAAGGAGACCAAGAGTGGAGAGAATGGCGGAATGAGGATGACAACTATTTCCGGCAGCTGGAAGAGCAAGGCAATCTGAGAAGACCAGTAGTTTACCGACACGATGATCCTGTGACGCACTGCATCGCGCTGGACCGCGACGACCGATTGCAGTTCATGCTGGAGTGCGGGTTTTCACCTGACTGCTGGACGAAGACTGGTTGGAGTCCACTCGGTGTGGCAGTTCATTACAGAGCAAACAGGTGCTTCGATCTGCTCTGCGCTGCACAGGCTGAGGAAGACGTTTTGCGACAAGATACCGGAATCCTGCCTAGCGCTCCTAATTGGCTGATGACCTTTGTCGGCGAAAGAGCGTACGCATATGGTTTTGAAAGGCTTTTGGATCATTTTGACCAGTATAACCGGACTCAACATAACAGGATAGAGCTTCCTCCTATCAGTCCACAGGCCATATTTGAAGTCGTTAGGACCTTTCCAGTTCCTCTGGTTGAGCGTGCTGCTCGTGCCGGACTCAGGCTCGCTTTAGCCGCACATCGCACCACCCAAGAAGGAGCATGGCATATTGCGCCCTTCCGCCCCGATGCAATGGACTTGATAAATGTACTGTGTCGTGAGTGTGCTACCAGCCTCAATAGTTACGATGCCAACGGTCGGACTCCGTTATTCCCAGCTGTAGAGTCTGGGAAACCCGATGTCGTGAAACTGTATATTGACCGCGGTGTCGACGTGGGTCATATCGCCGGGGTTGCAGAAACAGCCCTCCACCTTGCCTGTAGGCAGAGGTCGGTGAATCTAGAAATCCTTCAGCAGCTGCTCGCTCTTATCGATGTCAATTCCGGTGCTGGGAGCGCGCAGGGTACGCCATTGCACACACTGTTAATGAGCACATGGGGCCATACGTATGGCCGCATTCCTTGGGCCACGATCGCTAACCCAGGTGGTGGCATCCACGGTTGGAAACGGAAGCGTGTCCGTCCATTGTCAGCCGAGGAGGAAATTATCATGGAGGTTGCTTGCGAGGCTTGTAGCATGATCCTGGGCTTTTATCCCGAAAAGGAAGCCGTTAACGCAAATGAACAAACCGCCTTGAAGCTGGCTCGGGCACTTCGTCTCAAACGGCTCTCCAGCAGGATTCTAGGCGCTCCTGAGAAGCCAGAGCAGCGATGGGATAGACGGCTGAGACCCAGGATAAGACGGTGA
- a CDS encoding uncharacterized protein (expressed protein) produces MNLKSIAAALLTASVASAVQHQYTSLRTTSMEGHRIPALKSKQTVLGLGVATHAHRPVRMRCVVTDGSLSAAQMGSTVTVVKTDLLG; encoded by the exons ATGAACTTGAAATCCATCGCTGCGGCGCTACTCACTGCCTCTGTCGCGAGCGCGGTGCAGCATCAGTACACCT CGTTACGAACGACTTCAATGGAAGGCCATAGAATCCCGGCCTTGAAGTCGAAACAGACTGTTCTCGGACTTGGG GTTGCTACACATGCTCATCGCCCTGTTCGAATGCGGTGTGTTGTCACGGACGGTTCCCTCAGTGCTGCTCAGATGGGGTCTACTGTTACTGTTGTGAAGACTGATCTACTGGGTTGA
- a CDS encoding histidine acid phosphatase yields the protein MLSVYEGLLDMIALIIALLSGTPSLASRDTFYPPLNHTTFITNASLGTYGGIYNAPADATSPIGDVYNYCSMPHPNEDTYSLPPPVANHSVTARLVYLEYLQRHQRRTPYNLLPGGENQDYNCDNIHPHLYAAPAAQGTLPAKVYGQAYSDPSNPFLTTYVNGSCQYPQLTIGGLLDGYQHGRDLRAVYGDQLGLIPDSPDGKVWFRSSSSALTQGSAGGVLRGIFPEHSGPIPLHQQASGIDTVDRGFSCSARDTLLSSIQSTAEWNEHLSVTEPLRTRLSTMFNATDSWTSTFDHFADNFQARLCNGYELPCRVQDGSDCVTTEQANEVFRAGDWEWNYWWRTNANATQYIQLVEGLFIGEIVRKLEAVQKGKSDLVYSHNFVHDGDIGPILGALGIRSLRWPGMASNIAIEIWETSEEKLYARVLYSGSAIETIHGTLDWIPLPALINILKPFIPDDIISMCNSS from the exons ATGCTATCAGTGTACGAAGGTCTTTTAGACATGATTGCCCTCATAATAGCCCTCCTCTCCGGGACGCCGTCCCTCGCGTCCCGAGACACATTCTATCCGCCCCTCAACCATACAACCTTCATCACCAATGCTTCTCTCGGCACGTACGGCGGCATCTATAACGCGCCGGCCGACGCGACCAGCCCCATAGGTGATGTATACAACTACTGCAGTATGCCCCACCCGAACGAAGATACATACTCCCTGCCGCCTCCCGTCGCCAACCACTCCGTTACCGCTCGCCTGGTCTATCTTGAGTATCTCCAGCGCCATCAGCGGCGCACTCCTTATAACCTCCTTCCCGGGGGCGAG AACCAAGACTACAACTGCGACAATATCCATCCCCATCTCTACGCTGCGCCAGCTGCTCAGGGGACCCTTCCAGCGAAAGTCTACGGTCAAGCGTACTCCGACCCATCTAACCCGTTCTTGACTACATACGTCAATGGATCTTGCCAGTATCCGCAGCTCACGATCGGAGGCCTTCTAGATGGCTACCAACACGGTCGCGATCTCCGCGCCGTCTACGGAGACCAGCTTGGTCTAATTCCCGACTCGCCCGACGGAAAGGTCTGGTTCCGCTCTAGCTCCTCCGCCCTAACCCAAGGCTCTGCGGGCGGTGTCCTCCGCGGAATCTTTCCCGAGCACTCCGGACCAATCCCGCTCCACCAACAGGCCTCTGGGATCGACACCGTCGACCGCGGGTTTTCCTGTTCCGCTCGGGACACGCTGCTCTCATCCATCCAATCCACCGCAGAATGGAATGAGCATCTATCCGTCACTGAGCCACTGCGCACACGCTTATCTACTATGTTTAACGCTACTGACTCTTGGACTTCTACGTTCGACCACTTTGCCGACAACTTCCAGGCCCGCCTGTGTAACGGCTACGAACTGCCATGTCGCGTGCAGGATGGATCTGACTGCGTGACAACCGAGCAGGCAAATGAGGTTTTCCGCGCCGGCGATTGGGAATGGAACTACTGGTGGCGGACCAACGCGAATGCCACGCAATACATCCAACTCGTCGAAGGTCTCTTCATCGGAGAAATTGTGCGAAAATTGGAAGCCGTTCAGAAGGGCAAATCCGACCTAGTATATAGCCATAATTTCGTGCATGATGGCGATATTGGTCCTATTCTCGGTGCGTTGGGAATCAGATCGCTCCGCTGGCCGGGAATGGCATCGAATATTGCTATTGAGATTTG GGAGACTTCCGAAGAAAAGCTCTATGCTAGAGTTCTATACAGCGGATCCGCGATTGAGACTATTCATGGGACCTTGGATTGGATCCCGTTGCCTGCGTTGATCAATATCCTGAAGCCGTTCATCCCAGATGATATCATCTCGATGTGCAACTCCAGCTGA
- a CDS encoding FAD dependent oxidoreductase-domain-containing protein, whose translation MVPIPSHPAILVEAETFDDFGGWTMDSQFDLEMGSPYLLAHGNGVPVADATTVIHTSPGLYYVWVRAKDWVPGHHPGRFSLMVNGKPLDREFGANDKDWSWEYGGAVSLEDKTRLTLHDLTGFCARCDAIFLSQEADAPPPEAGRAWRRALRGLPQEPVEIGHFDVVIVGGGIVGSAAALVSARLGDRVALLHNRPVLGGNGSVEIGLRPRGVTGPLIDEISQRHPNGDLYAENLLRAEPTASLFLEHTVYNTTTDAIHSGALSTVDNPTVSGSRILSVDARDARTGREIRLAATSFIDCSGKCILGLLSGAETLFGQESKSEYGESLAPTVGDDYTHHGNTLFFRTRMADSPISFPKLPWATEVAKDFSNLSGQLVKPGIENGPGPVVAPSNGNADISVRGRMKGPLTHFWEYGQRLDPYTHGEHIRDHLLRAIYGTFSNVKTVSKYANLELEWVAYVAAQGEFRRYKGDYILTETDIRSHKQFPDAVVKNDGAFCLHYPGDKDAKYDFRLKYWEWDERDKKPYDVPFRCLYSTNISNLMMAGKHISVTHIAGSNTKFMGNGAQHAIATAAAAHLCKRHNTTPRKMQDYMPELKQLCIQMTGLGDTNTSNGGVKSISKL comes from the coding sequence ATGGTACCCATACCTTCACATCCCGCAATCTTGGTCGAAGCCGAGACCTTCGATGATTTTGGTGGCTGGACCATGGACTCCCAGTTTGATTTGGAGATGGGCTCACCCTATCTTCTGGCCCATGGGAATGGGGTGCCTGTTGCAGATGCCACAACGGTCATTCATACTTCACCAGGTCTATATTATGTGTGGGTGCGCGCCAAGGACTGGGTTCCAGGCCATCACCCTGGGAGGTTTAGTCTGATGGTTAACGGCAAACCACTTGATCGTGAGTTTGGTGCCAATGACAAGGACTGGTCATGGGAATATGGAGGCGCTGTGTCACTCGAAGACAAGACAAGACTCACATTACACGACTTGACTGGGTTTTGCGCGCGCTGTGATGCTATCTTCCTCAGTCAGGAAGCTGACGCCCCTCCACCCGAGGCAGGACGAGCATGGAGGCGAGCTCTTCGGGGGCTTCCTCAGGAACCAGTTGAGATTGGCCATTTTGACGTGGTTAtcgttggtggtggtatcgTTGGGTCTGCCGCTGCGCTGGTATCTGCGCGTTTAGGGGACCGCGTGGCGCTTCTCCATAACCGACCTGTACTGGGCGGGAATGGCAGTGTCGAGATTGGTCTTCGACCTCGTGGTGTAACTGGACCTTTGATTGACGAAATATCTCAACGACACCCGAATGGAGACCTCTACGCCGAAAACCTGCTAAGAGCCGAACCAACCGCGAGTTTGTTCTTGGAGCACACTGTCTACAATACTACAACTGACGCGATTCATAGTGGCGCGTTAAGCACTGTCGACAACCCGACTGTTAGCGGCTCGCGCATCCTTTCCGTCGATGCTCGTGATGCGCGAACTGGGCGAGAGATCCGCCTCGCTGCAACCTCGTTCATTGACTGCTCAGGAAAATGCATACTCGGTCTGTTGTCGGGAGCAGAAACTCTCTTCGGTCAAGAATCAAAGTCTGAGTACGGCGAAAGCCTTGCACCGACAGTAGGCGATGATTACACACATCATGGCAATACACTCTTCTTCCGCACAAGAATGGCAGATTCTCCCATCTCATTCCCAAAGCTTCCATGGGCAACTGAGGTGGCAAAGGACTTCTCCAATCTTAGTGGCCAGCTCGTAAAGCCTGGGATCGAGAACGGCCCAGGCCCTGTTGTGGCGCCTTCAAATGGCAACGCTGACATTTCAGTGAGGGGCCGAATGAAGGGACCATTGACTCATTTTTGGGAGTATGGTCAGCGACTGGATCCTTACACCCATGGTGAACATATTCGCGACCATCTCCTCAGGGCCATCTACGGTACATTTTCGAACGTTAAGACGGTTTCCAAGTACGCCAATCTCGAGCTAGAATGGGTGGCTTACGTCGCAGCTCAAGGGGAGTTTCGCCGATATAAGGGCGATTATATACTTACTGAGACCGATATTCGCAGTCACAAACAGTTCCCTGACGCTGTAGTGAAGAACGACGGAGCCTTTTGTCTACACTACCCAGGAGACAAGGATGCAAAATATGACTTTCGACTCAAGTACTGGGAGTGGGACGAACGTGACAAAAAGCCCTATGATGTGCCCTTCCGGTGTCTCTACTCAACGAACATTTCAAACTTGATGATGGCGGGCAAACATATAAGCGTCACGCATATCGCCGGTTCGAACACGAAGTTTATGGGCAATGGGGCCCAGCATGCTATTGCGACCGCGGCAGCAGCCCATCTGTGTAAGAGACACAATACAACACCCCGTAAAATGCAAGACTATATGCCCGAACTCAAGCAGTTGTGTATCCAAATGACCGGTCTAGGTGATACAAATACCAGTAACGGCGGGGtgaaatctatatctaagCTCTGA
- a CDS encoding putative homeobox-containing protein wariai: MSLLTLPNELLFCIATLLLPSVQDVDSVAKASKILYAIANPILYHHQIFHQDSAALIWAAQHGKADPCNRLLQEGANPNTHDLQHRTPLSWAARNGHTEVSAILLCAGTIDPNAPDAHLQTPLAWAARHGQPSPFTAFDSLRPTTTTDAMHPKAGDYLAIVKLLLSAKGIPVRRDPTLGRREDRTGAHQPDQEPNFGSRALLTAVEAGYTDVVEALLTHEKVDPSLPSKHGITALASAAQLGRTHIVRLLLAKGSDPDRKDRKGMTPLMLAAEREHVEAVELLVSTGRVHTDFDLTKMNRSSIFAPSNLNEDVVRVFDDYKSRYRGGSSLDS; encoded by the exons ATGTCTTTACTAACCCTCCCAAATGAATTACTCTTCTGCATCGCtaccctcctcctcccatcGGTACAAGATGTGGATTCTGTCGCCAAAGCATCTAAAATCCTGTACGCAATCGCTAACCCCATTCTCTACCATCACCAAATCTTCCATCAAGATAGCGCAGCCTTGATATGGGCTGCCCAACATGGCAAAGCAGACCCCTGCAACCGTTTGCTGCAAGAAGGCGCCAACCCCAACACCCACGATCTGCAGCACAGAACGCCCCTTTCATGGGCTGCCAGAAACGGTCACACCGAGGTCTCTGCCATTCTTCTGTGCGCGGGGACGATAGACCCGAATGCGCCTGACGCGCATCTCCAAACTCCACTCGCCTGGGCGGCAAGGCACGGCCAGCCTTCTCCATTCACGGCGTTCGATTCGCTCAGGCCAACAACAACTACGGATGCCATGCATCCAAAGGCGGGCGATTACCTTGCCATCGTGAAACTATTACTATCAGCGAAAGGGATCCCAGTGCGGAGAGACCCCACTCTTGGCCGCCGCGAGGACCGGACAGGCGCGCATC AGCCCGACCAAGAGCCGAATTTTGGGAGCCGGGCCCTGTTAACTGCTGTTGAGGCTGGGTACACGGATGTGGTGGAGGCGCTTCTTACCCACGAGAAGGTTGATCCAAGCTTGCCAAGTAAACACGGCATTACGGCACTCGCGAGTGCGGCGCAACTAGGACGGACGCATATTGTGCGGTTACTGCTTGCGAAGGGGTCCGACCCGGATAGGAAGGACAGGAAGGGTATGACACCGCTTATGCTGGCGGCTGAGAGGGAACATGTCGAGGCAGTTGAGCTTTTGGTTTCTACTGGTCGGGTACACACTGACTTCGACTTGACAAAGATGAATCGGTCGTCTATCTTTGCACCGTCGAATTTGAATGAGGATGTTGTGAGGGTGTTCGATGATTATAAGAGCCGATATCGAGGTGGCTCCTCGCTGGATTCTTAA